A region from the Musa acuminata AAA Group cultivar baxijiao chromosome BXJ1-10, Cavendish_Baxijiao_AAA, whole genome shotgun sequence genome encodes:
- the LOC135583092 gene encoding probable protein phosphatase 2C 39 translates to MGAEISLEERARHNHQCTRSLPFLCSEKMEEFEKSPKSSSDLNVSFGYQCSAYQSSLCSSEVNYKFELSSGVNIQESNINKMRNSSFSCLSGAALSANHTLANTNICNGVIGEEILPELDSPQSFKRVLSSASLSRLDLHSPSSPSDSGTLEGVRSSSFLNAMDVQMAGGAAGEDRVQAVCSEENGWLFCGVYDGFNGRDAADFLAGTLYENIGYNLFLLECKINQQNNEKNVQHPSGGRTTKSELSLAIESLNNKLKPNLSLNSTEECSTESFRLGVLNCLTSALVQAENDFMYRVEQEMDDRPDLVSVGSCVLTVLLHGMVLYAMNLGDSRAVLATSSLIKDDPPRAIQLTETHTLDNEEEYRRILADHPDDPSPVTGGRVKGKLKLTRAFGVGYLKKRNLNDALMGILRVRDLRSPPYVYTHPFTTSHEVSENDLFVVLGSDGLFDFYTNDEVVQLVHQFIEDHPFDDPAKHLIEQLLLRAAENAGLTTEELMNIPLGRRRKYHDDVTVIVIILGNKQRTSKASTAI, encoded by the exons ATGGGAGCAGAAATTTCTCTTGAAGAAAGAGCCAGGCACAACCATCAATGCACGAGAAGCCTCCCATTTCTATGTTCTGAGAAAATGGAGGAATTTGAGAAAAGTCCCAAATCTTCAAGTGACCTCAATGTCAGCTTTGGCTACCAGTGCAGTGCCTATCAAAGCAGTCTTTGTTCTTCTGAAGTTAATTATAAGTTTGAACTCTCTTCTGGTGTTAATATCCAAGAATCTAACATCAACAAGATGCGGAATAGTTCTTTCTCTTGTTTGTCTGGTGCTGCGCTCAGTGCAAATCATACCTTGGCAAACACAAATATATGCAATGGTGTCATTGGAGAGGAGATTTTACCTGAGCTAGATTCACCGCAGTCTTTCAAAAGGGTGTTATCTTCTGCATCTCTTTCAAGGCTGGACTTGCATTCACCATCTTCTCCCTCTGACAGTGGCACACTTGAAGGGGTTCGATCATCGAGCTTTTTAAATGCTATGGATGTACAAATGGCTGGTGGAGCAGCCGGGGAAGACCGCGTACAAGCAGTATGTTCTGAAGAGAATGGATGGCTCTTCTGTGGAGTATATGATGGTTTTAATGGACGGGATGCTGCTGATTTTTTAGCTGGAACACTTTATGAAAACATAGGCTATAACCTATTCCTGTTGGAGTGCAAGATTAATCAACAAAATAATGAGAAAAATGTTCAACATCCATCCGGAGGACGCACCACTAAAAGTGAGCTGTCTTTGGCCATCGAGAGCTTAAACAACAAGTTGAAGCCAAACTTGTCACTGAATTCTACAGAAGAATGCTCAACTGAGTCATTTCGGCTTGGTGTCCTGAATTGCCTTACTAGCGCCTTAGTCCAAGCTGAAAATGATTTCATGTATAGGGTTGAGCAAGAAATGGATGATCGCCCTGATCTAGTTTCTGTTGGCTCTTGTGTCCTAACGGTGCTTCTTCATGGGATGGTCTTGTATGCTATGAATCTAGGAGACAGTAGAGCTGTGTTGGCTACAAGTAGTCTCATTAAAGATGATCCACCTCGAGCTATTCAATTAACTGAAACTCATACACTTGATAATGAGGAGGAATATAGAAGAATTTTAGCTGATCATCCTGATGATCCTTCTCCCGTAACTGGCGGAAGAGTGAAAGGAAAGCTGAAGCTTACTCGTGCATTTGGTGTTGGTTATTTGAAAAAG AGAAATTTAAATGATGCTCTCATGGGAATTCTTCGTGTTCGTGACTTGCGTAGCCCACCATATGTTTATACTCATCCATTCACCACAAGCCACGAGGTTTCGGAGAATGACTTGTTTGTTGTTTTGGGAAGTGATGGATTGTTTGATTTCTACACAAACGATGAAGTTGTGCAACTGGTTCATCAGtttatagaggatcatccatttgATGATCCAGCAAAGCATTTGATTGAGCAGCTTTTGCTAAGAGCTGCAGAAAATGCAG GTCTTACGACTGAAGAACTGATGAACATTCCTCTTGGGAGGAGGAGAAAGTATCATGACGATGTTACTGTCATCGTGATCATTCTAGGTAATAAgcaaagaacttcaaaggcatccACAGCAATTTAG
- the LOC104000633 gene encoding nascent polypeptide-associated complex subunit beta, with protein sequence MNVEKLMKMAGAVRTGGKGSMRRKKKAVHKTTTTDDKRLQSTLKRIGVNAIPAIEEVNIFKDDLVIQFVNPKVQASIAANTWVVSGSPQTKKLQDLLPGIINQLGPDNLENLKRLAEHLQKQAPGTGPAAKQDDDEDDVPELVPGETFEAAADENQAS encoded by the exons ATGAATGTGGAGAAGCTCATGAAGATGGCCGGTGCTGTTCGCACTGGTGGAAAGGGCAGTATGCGCAG GAAGAAGAAGGCAGTTCACAAGACTACAACAACAGACGATAAGAGGCTACAGAGCACATTGAAAAGAATAGGCGTAAATGCCATTCCTGCTATAGAAGAAGTCAACATTTTTAAGGATGATCTTGTTATTCAGTTTGTTAACCCTAAGG TGCAAGCTTCTATTGCAGCCAATACATGGGTTGTTAGTGGCTCTCCTCAGACAAAAA AACTTCAAGATCTGCTACCTGGGATCATTAACCAACTCG GGCCCGATAACTTAGAGAACCTGAAGAGGCTTGCAGAGCACTTGCAGAAACAGGCACCGGGTACAGGTCCCGCTGCAAAGCAGgatgatgatgaggatgatgTCCCTGAACTGGTGCCTGGAGAGACATTTGAAGCAGCTGCTGATGAAAATCAAGCTTCGTAG
- the LOC135595562 gene encoding acetyl-coenzyme A synthetase, chloroplastic/glyoxysomal-like isoform X1, which produces MTARQAEAEAASTHVASFDRLRHVESMAQLPSGAGRISHLNAVILGESLASEENDLVFPSHDFSRQALVSSPEQYRKMYESSIEDPAGFWSEIASQFYWNNKWDPEVYSENIDVRKGTVKFEWFKGGSTNISYNALDRNIEAGNGGKVAIYWEGNEPGDDGQLTYAELLEKVCQLANYLKHVGVRKGDAVVIYLPMLVELPIAMLACARIGAVHSVVFAGFSAEALAQRIIDCKPKVVITCNAVRRGSKAIRLKEIVDSALIESVKNGVSVGLCLTFENKSAMKREDSKWQEGRDVWWQDVVPQFPIKCSVEWVDAEDPLFLLYTSGSTGKPKGVLHTTGGYMVYSAATFKYAFDYKPSDIYWCTADCGWITGHSYVTYGPLLNGATVVIFEGAPNYPDSGRCWDIVDKYKVTIFYTAPTLVRSLMRESDEYVTRYHRKSLRVLGSVGEPINPSAWRWFYNVVGDSRCPISDTWWQTETGGFMITPLPGAWPQKPGSATFPFFGIEPVIVDEKGNEIEGECSGYLCIKKSWPGAFRTLYGDHERYETTYFKPFAGYYFSGDGCRRDKDGYFWLTGRVDDVINVSGHRIGTAEVESALVSHPQCAEAAVVGVEHEIKGQGIYAFVTLVEGIPYSEELRKSLVLAVRNQIGAFAAPDKIHWAPGLPKTRSGKIMRRILRKIASGQLDELGDTSTLADPSVVDQLIALRDC; this is translated from the exons ATGACGGCACGTCAGGCAGAGGCGGAGGCGGCATCTACGCACGTGGCGTCCTTTGACCGCCTCCGGCACGTGGAGTCGATGGCCCAGCTGCCGTCCGGCGCCGGACGGATCTCCCATCTCAACGCTGTCATCCTCGGCGAGTCCCTCGCCTCCGAGGAGAACGACCTCGTCTTCCCCTCCCACGACTTCTCCCGCCAGGCCCTCGTCTCCTCCCCCGAACAG TACCGAAAAATGTACGAGAGCTCGATAGAGGATCCTGCGGGGTTCTGGTCGGAGATTGCTTCGCAGTTCTATTGGAATAACAAGTGGGATCCGGAGGTCTACAGCGAGAACATTGATGTGAGGAAGGGGACTGTAAAGTTCGAG TGGTTCAAAGGAGGCAGTACGAACATAAGTTATAATGCTTTGGATCGGAACATTGAGGCAGGGAATGGTGGAAAAGTTGCTATCTACTGGGAAGGCAATGAACCAGGTGATGATGGGCAGCTGACCTATGCAGAGCTTTTGGAGAAGGTTTGCCAG CTTGCCAATTATTTAAAACATGTTGGTGTTCGGAAAGGAGATGCCGTGGTAATTTACCTCCCTATGCTAGTGGAGTTGCCAATTGCAATGCTAGCATGTGCGCGAATTGGTGCAGTCCACTCG GTTGTGTTCGCTGGCTTCTCTGCGGAGGCCCTTGCACAAAGGATTATTGACTGCAAACCCAAAGTTGTAATTACCTGCAATGCTGTGAGGAGAGGTTCCAAAGCAATTCGCCTCAAAGAGATAGTTGACAGTGCTCTAATTGAATCTGTCAAAAATGGAGTCTCCGTAG GCCTCTGTTTGACTTTTGAAAACAAGTCGGCCATGAAGAGAGAAGACAGCAAGTGGCAGGAAGGAAGAGATGTATGGTGGCAG GATGTTGTCCCACAATTTCCAATAAAGTGCTCTGTGGAATGGGTTGATGCAGAAGATCCACTATTTCTCTTGTACACGAGTGGTAGCACCGGAAAACCAAAG GGTGTTCTACACACAACTGGGGGATATATGGTGTATTCTGCGGCAACATTCAAGTATGCATTCGACTATAAGCCATCAGATATATACTG GTGCACTGCTGACTGTGGTTGGATAACAGGGCACAGCTATGTTACATATGGCCCTCTCTTGAATGGTGCCACTGTTGTGATATTTGAAGGG GCCCCAAACTATCCCGATTCTGGACGTTGTTGGGACATTGTTGATAAGTACAAGGTGACAATATTTTACACAGCCCCAACCCTGGTGCGTTCGCTAATGCGTGAGAGTGATGAG TATGTCACTCGCTACCACCGGAAGTCTCTGCGTGTTCTTGGTAGTGTAGGCGAGCCAATTAATCCTAGTGCATGGAG GTGGTTTTACAATGTTGTTGGGGATTCACGATGCCCTATATCAGATACCTGGTGGCAAACAGAGACAGGTGGCTTCATG ATTACGCCTTTACCTGGTGCTTGGCCCCAGAAGCCCGGTTCTGCTACCTTTCCTTTCTTCGGAATCGAG CCAGTCATAGTTGATGAGAAAGGGAATGAGATAGAAGGTGAATGCAGTGGATATCTTTGCATCAAGAAGTCATGGCCTGGTGCATTCCGTACGCTTTACGGTGACCATGAAAGATATGAAACCACATATTTTAAACCATTTGCTGGTTATTATTTTTCTGGCGATGGATGCAGAAG AGACAAGGATGGTTACTTTTGGCTCACTGGAAGAGTTGATGATGTCATCAATGTGAG TGGACACCGTATTGGCACTGCAGAGGTAGAATCTGCTCTGGTCTCGCATCCCCAGTGTGCAGAAGCTGCCGTAGTTGGTGTTGAACATGAG ATCAAAGGGCAGGGCATTTATGCTTTTGTCACTTTGGTGGAGGGCATTCCATACAGTGAAGAGCTCCGGAAAAGCCTTGTTTTGGCAGTTAGAAACCAG ATTGGTGCATTTGCTGCCCCTGACAAAATTCACTGGGCACCCGGACTGCCAAAGACGAGAAGTGGAAAGATCATGAGAAGGATTCTACGAAAAATTGCATCCGGGCAGCTGGACGAGCTCGGAGATACCAGTACACTTGCTGACCCCAGTGTCGTGGACCAACTAATCGCACTCCGTGATTGCTAG
- the LOC135595562 gene encoding acetyl-coenzyme A synthetase, chloroplastic/glyoxysomal-like isoform X2 encodes MTARQAEAEAASTHVASFDRLRHVESMAQLPSGAGRISHLNAVILGESLASEENDLVFPSHDFSRQALVSSPEQYRKMYESSIEDPAGFWSEIASQFYWNNKWDPEVYSENIDVRKGTVKFEWFKGGSTNISYNALDRNIEAGNGGKVAIYWEGNEPGDDGQLTYAELLEKVCQLANYLKHVGVRKGDAVVIYLPMLVELPIAMLACARIGAVHSVVFAGFSAEALAQRIIDCKPKVVITCNAVRRGSKAIRLKEIVDSALIESVKNGVSVGLCLTFENKSAMKREDSKWQEGRDVWWQDVVPQFPIKCSVEWVDAEDPLFLLYTSGSTGKPKGVLHTTGGYMVYSAATFKYAFDYKPSDIYWCTADCGWITGHSYVTYGPLLNGATVVIFEGAPNYPDSGRCWDIVDKYKVTIFYTAPTLVRSLMRESDEYVTRYHRKSLRVLGSVGEPINPSAWRWFYNVVGDSRCPISDTWWQTETGGFMITPLPGAWPQKPGSATFPFFGIEPVIVDEKGNEIEGECSGYLCIKKSWPGAFRTLYGDHERYETTYFKPFAGYYFSGDGCRRDKDGYFWLTGRVDDVINVSGHRIGTAEVESALVSHPQCAEAAVVGVEHEIKGQGIYAFVTLVEGIPYSEELRKSLVLAVRNQVHSSCRSLYLTNQEN; translated from the exons ATGACGGCACGTCAGGCAGAGGCGGAGGCGGCATCTACGCACGTGGCGTCCTTTGACCGCCTCCGGCACGTGGAGTCGATGGCCCAGCTGCCGTCCGGCGCCGGACGGATCTCCCATCTCAACGCTGTCATCCTCGGCGAGTCCCTCGCCTCCGAGGAGAACGACCTCGTCTTCCCCTCCCACGACTTCTCCCGCCAGGCCCTCGTCTCCTCCCCCGAACAG TACCGAAAAATGTACGAGAGCTCGATAGAGGATCCTGCGGGGTTCTGGTCGGAGATTGCTTCGCAGTTCTATTGGAATAACAAGTGGGATCCGGAGGTCTACAGCGAGAACATTGATGTGAGGAAGGGGACTGTAAAGTTCGAG TGGTTCAAAGGAGGCAGTACGAACATAAGTTATAATGCTTTGGATCGGAACATTGAGGCAGGGAATGGTGGAAAAGTTGCTATCTACTGGGAAGGCAATGAACCAGGTGATGATGGGCAGCTGACCTATGCAGAGCTTTTGGAGAAGGTTTGCCAG CTTGCCAATTATTTAAAACATGTTGGTGTTCGGAAAGGAGATGCCGTGGTAATTTACCTCCCTATGCTAGTGGAGTTGCCAATTGCAATGCTAGCATGTGCGCGAATTGGTGCAGTCCACTCG GTTGTGTTCGCTGGCTTCTCTGCGGAGGCCCTTGCACAAAGGATTATTGACTGCAAACCCAAAGTTGTAATTACCTGCAATGCTGTGAGGAGAGGTTCCAAAGCAATTCGCCTCAAAGAGATAGTTGACAGTGCTCTAATTGAATCTGTCAAAAATGGAGTCTCCGTAG GCCTCTGTTTGACTTTTGAAAACAAGTCGGCCATGAAGAGAGAAGACAGCAAGTGGCAGGAAGGAAGAGATGTATGGTGGCAG GATGTTGTCCCACAATTTCCAATAAAGTGCTCTGTGGAATGGGTTGATGCAGAAGATCCACTATTTCTCTTGTACACGAGTGGTAGCACCGGAAAACCAAAG GGTGTTCTACACACAACTGGGGGATATATGGTGTATTCTGCGGCAACATTCAAGTATGCATTCGACTATAAGCCATCAGATATATACTG GTGCACTGCTGACTGTGGTTGGATAACAGGGCACAGCTATGTTACATATGGCCCTCTCTTGAATGGTGCCACTGTTGTGATATTTGAAGGG GCCCCAAACTATCCCGATTCTGGACGTTGTTGGGACATTGTTGATAAGTACAAGGTGACAATATTTTACACAGCCCCAACCCTGGTGCGTTCGCTAATGCGTGAGAGTGATGAG TATGTCACTCGCTACCACCGGAAGTCTCTGCGTGTTCTTGGTAGTGTAGGCGAGCCAATTAATCCTAGTGCATGGAG GTGGTTTTACAATGTTGTTGGGGATTCACGATGCCCTATATCAGATACCTGGTGGCAAACAGAGACAGGTGGCTTCATG ATTACGCCTTTACCTGGTGCTTGGCCCCAGAAGCCCGGTTCTGCTACCTTTCCTTTCTTCGGAATCGAG CCAGTCATAGTTGATGAGAAAGGGAATGAGATAGAAGGTGAATGCAGTGGATATCTTTGCATCAAGAAGTCATGGCCTGGTGCATTCCGTACGCTTTACGGTGACCATGAAAGATATGAAACCACATATTTTAAACCATTTGCTGGTTATTATTTTTCTGGCGATGGATGCAGAAG AGACAAGGATGGTTACTTTTGGCTCACTGGAAGAGTTGATGATGTCATCAATGTGAG TGGACACCGTATTGGCACTGCAGAGGTAGAATCTGCTCTGGTCTCGCATCCCCAGTGTGCAGAAGCTGCCGTAGTTGGTGTTGAACATGAG ATCAAAGGGCAGGGCATTTATGCTTTTGTCACTTTGGTGGAGGGCATTCCATACAGTGAAGAGCTCCGGAAAAGCCTTGTTTTGGCAGTTAGAAACCAGGTGCACTCTTCTTGTAGATCTTTGTATCTTACCAATCAAGAAAACTGA